One genomic window of Chitinophagaceae bacterium includes the following:
- the rfbC gene encoding dTDP-4-dehydrorhamnose 3,5-epimerase codes for MKIEIESKHLSDGVVVLKPEVFKDERGFFMETFRMDQFKEMGLPTDFVQHNHSGSVKDVVRGLHFQWEPGMGKLMRVPVGAAFLVAVDIRKGSPTFGKWYGREVSSENKLMIYAPPSFARGFAVLSDYAEIQYICSGMYNNKAESGIRWNDPAIGVEWPVKEPILSKKDEIAQTLAEWNARPESDFFKY; via the coding sequence ATGAAGATCGAAATTGAATCAAAACACCTCAGCGACGGGGTGGTGGTTTTAAAACCCGAAGTGTTTAAAGATGAGCGCGGTTTCTTTATGGAAACCTTCAGAATGGACCAATTTAAGGAAATGGGACTGCCTACGGATTTCGTACAGCATAATCACAGTGGTTCAGTGAAAGATGTCGTTCGCGGATTGCACTTTCAATGGGAGCCTGGCATGGGAAAGTTGATGCGTGTTCCTGTCGGAGCAGCTTTCCTGGTGGCTGTTGACATTCGTAAAGGTTCACCCACATTCGGAAAATGGTATGGTCGTGAAGTTTCTTCCGAAAATAAACTGATGATCTATGCACCGCCAAGCTTTGCGCGTGGATTTGCTGTATTAAGTGATTATGCAGAAATTCAATACATCTGTTCAGGTATGTACAACAACAAAGCAGAAAGCGGCATTCGTTGGAACGATCCTGCAATCGGCGTTGAATGGCCGGTTAAAGAACCGATTCTTTCAAAGAAAGATGAGATCGCACAGACATTGGCAGAATGGAATGCCCGTCCGGAATCAGATTTCTTTAAGTATTAA
- the trxB gene encoding thioredoxin-disulfide reductase — MTDSKIHHCVIVGSGPAGYTAAIYASRANLYPVMYQGIEPGGQLMLTTEVENYPGYPKGIQGPEMMEEFRQQAERMGTDIRFGYISKVDFTGPIHKLFLDSGEEIQAYTVIISTGATAKWLGLPSEQRLNGSGVSACAVCDGFFYKGQELAIVGAGDTACEEALYLSKLSPMVHMLVRSEKMRASAVMQERVMINPKIKVYWNTETLEVLGDKLVDGVRVKNKTTGETHDIPVKGFFVAIGHEPNSGPFKDFIETDEQGYIKTISGSAKTNIAGVFAAGDVQDKNYRQAVTAAGSGCMAALDAERYLSSIGIH, encoded by the coding sequence ATGACTGATTCAAAAATTCATCATTGCGTGATTGTTGGTTCCGGGCCGGCCGGATATACCGCCGCCATTTATGCTTCGCGTGCAAATCTGTATCCTGTCATGTACCAGGGCATTGAGCCTGGCGGACAATTGATGCTTACAACAGAGGTAGAGAATTATCCTGGTTATCCAAAAGGAATTCAAGGTCCGGAGATGATGGAAGAATTCCGACAACAGGCGGAGAGGATGGGAACAGATATAAGATTCGGTTACATCAGCAAGGTGGATTTCACCGGACCCATTCATAAATTATTTCTTGACTCGGGAGAAGAAATACAGGCTTACACTGTAATTATATCAACAGGTGCAACTGCCAAATGGCTGGGATTACCATCTGAACAAAGGCTCAATGGAAGTGGTGTTTCCGCTTGTGCAGTGTGTGATGGATTTTTCTATAAAGGGCAGGAACTCGCCATCGTTGGTGCAGGAGATACGGCTTGCGAAGAAGCTTTATACCTGTCGAAGCTTTCCCCAATGGTTCACATGTTAGTGAGAAGCGAAAAAATGCGCGCTTCAGCTGTAATGCAGGAACGTGTGATGATCAATCCAAAAATAAAAGTGTATTGGAATACTGAAACTTTAGAGGTTTTAGGAGATAAACTGGTGGATGGAGTTCGGGTAAAAAATAAAACCACCGGTGAAACACATGATATTCCTGTAAAAGGTTTTTTTGTTGCTATTGGTCATGAACCCAATTCAGGTCCATTCAAAGATTTTATTGAAACTGATGAACAAGGTTATATCAAAACCATTTCAGGTTCTGCCAAAACAAATATTGCGGGAGTTTTTGCTGCCGGTGATGTGCAGGATAAAAATTATCGCCAGGCAGTAACTGCTGCAGGTTCCGGTTGTATGGCAGCGCTGGATGCTGAAAGGTATCTATCTTCTATTGGTATTCACTGA
- a CDS encoding DUF4249 domain-containing protein: MIDQSENNTIKKVNSIQPFLSGMIKGLTLPLFLFSMVLMSSCEKDININLPPSEEQLVVEGYIETGLPPYLLLTKTTDYYSTFYLDSLGSLFVHDAIVKVSDGTNTITLTEFSIDTFGSSISAYVGFGMVGEVGKTYTLTIEAEGKTVTSITTIPQVYPLDSIWYEPDNDETNDSLVKLMCRYADPPQLGQYVRYFTEVNNQGFFPGYNSVFEDNLINGTTFDFPLDRGVSRNDSAAFDNYGLFKKGDTITVKWSGIDRATFDFWRTMEFELGGQGSPFAAPVIIQTNITGGQGVWNGYSSSFKTLIVPE; the protein is encoded by the coding sequence ATGATTGATCAGTCTGAAAATAACACCATCAAAAAAGTCAACAGCATTCAACCTTTCCTTTCGGGAATGATCAAAGGGTTGACATTGCCATTGTTTTTATTTTCGATGGTGCTAATGAGTTCCTGTGAGAAAGATATTAATATCAATCTTCCGCCATCAGAAGAACAATTGGTAGTGGAAGGCTACATAGAAACAGGTTTACCTCCCTATCTTTTGCTTACGAAAACAACAGATTACTATTCCACTTTTTATCTCGATTCATTAGGAAGCCTATTTGTGCATGATGCTATTGTAAAGGTTTCTGATGGCACTAATACTATCACGCTTACAGAATTTTCTATAGATACATTTGGAAGTTCCATATCCGCTTACGTGGGATTTGGAATGGTAGGAGAAGTCGGGAAAACATACACGCTCACTATTGAAGCAGAAGGCAAAACCGTTACTTCCATCACCACCATTCCTCAGGTATATCCGCTTGATTCAATCTGGTATGAACCTGATAACGATGAAACCAACGATTCCCTTGTAAAGCTGATGTGCAGGTATGCCGATCCTCCTCAATTGGGGCAGTATGTCAGGTACTTTACTGAAGTAAATAATCAAGGTTTTTTTCCGGGTTATAATTCGGTATTTGAAGATAACCTCATCAACGGAACCACTTTCGATTTTCCGCTCGACAGAGGTGTAAGCAGAAATGATTCGGCCGCCTTTGATAATTATGGACTATTCAAAAAGGGCGACACCATCACTGTAAAATGGTCAGGCATTGATCGTGCAACTTTTGATTTTTGGAGAACCATGGAGTTTGAATTAGGCGGACAAGGAAGTCCATTTGCGGCTCCTGTAATTATTCAAACCAATATAACGGGCGGACAGGGTGTGTGGAATGGTTATTCTTCTTCTTTCAAAACGCTTATTGTTCCAGAGTAA